One region of Pseudoalteromonas piscicida genomic DNA includes:
- a CDS encoding sensor domain-containing diguanylate cyclase produces MVQINKAKHWLDLKKLILILATLCVFTSLLNALFSSYQVQKQVMVKDTLEANRAYATKLADVTDLFLQSVLMQLKASSEAIATQLDSPEAVNKELSQMLTRTHSFDSIVLVNAKGEIIGAQPDSLGVVGATLRNEVETSPLREKAPFIVGPFVSPAGNLMVSPTHPMFDQEGKFVGFIAAGIYLKGDNILGRLLANHHHQDKTYIYVTGPNGKLIYHHDDHRIGQDVTKNEVVESLLSKTSGSAQVVNTQGVEMLAGYASVPTSGWGVVAQRPLEVTMSQLSNTMQHVLKTTIPFTVFLLICVLGLGTLIAKPLWRLAKLSEQVQDGRNIDFPHVSTWYYEAAWLYQAMHSSVKNLGAQIQRFDDERKQDQLTHLFNRRGMEKWLETAYEQQTPFSIIALDIDHFKQVNDTYGHDVGDVVIKRLAELMRTNAREQDHLCRSGGEEFLMFLPHVDIDKADRIAERLRACTAETEFGEAGHITISLGISHWPLCSEDLHHALKLADRSLYKAKANGRNRVEHAVLANHNVA; encoded by the coding sequence GTGGTACAAATAAATAAAGCAAAACATTGGTTAGACCTCAAAAAGCTCATACTCATTCTTGCCACATTATGCGTATTTACTTCGTTGCTAAACGCATTATTTTCGAGCTACCAAGTTCAAAAACAAGTGATGGTAAAAGATACGTTAGAAGCAAATCGTGCTTACGCGACTAAGTTAGCAGATGTTACTGATCTCTTTTTACAATCAGTATTGATGCAACTAAAGGCGTCGAGCGAAGCCATCGCGACGCAGCTAGATAGCCCTGAGGCGGTCAATAAAGAGCTGAGTCAAATGCTCACAAGAACTCATAGTTTTGACTCTATCGTGTTAGTCAACGCCAAAGGTGAAATTATCGGTGCTCAGCCAGACTCACTTGGTGTGGTTGGGGCTACACTCAGAAATGAAGTCGAAACATCACCACTCCGTGAAAAAGCGCCTTTTATTGTGGGTCCATTTGTTTCACCCGCTGGGAATTTGATGGTGAGCCCAACTCATCCAATGTTTGATCAAGAAGGAAAGTTCGTTGGTTTTATCGCTGCCGGGATTTATCTTAAGGGTGACAATATCTTGGGCCGATTATTAGCAAACCATCATCACCAAGACAAAACTTATATTTATGTTACTGGTCCTAACGGTAAACTTATTTATCATCATGATGATCATCGCATTGGACAAGATGTCACCAAAAATGAGGTCGTTGAATCATTACTCAGCAAAACTTCTGGTTCCGCCCAAGTAGTCAATACCCAGGGAGTGGAAATGCTAGCAGGTTATGCTTCTGTGCCAACAAGTGGTTGGGGAGTCGTGGCACAGCGGCCATTAGAAGTCACGATGTCACAATTATCGAACACCATGCAGCACGTCTTGAAAACGACTATTCCATTTACCGTATTTCTGTTGATTTGTGTGCTTGGACTCGGAACCTTAATTGCTAAGCCTTTGTGGCGATTAGCTAAGTTATCAGAGCAAGTGCAAGATGGCAGAAACATCGATTTTCCACATGTGTCCACATGGTATTATGAAGCCGCATGGTTGTACCAGGCAATGCATAGCAGTGTTAAGAACTTAGGTGCACAGATCCAACGCTTTGACGACGAGAGAAAACAAGATCAGCTGACTCATTTATTCAATAGGCGAGGCATGGAAAAGTGGCTAGAGACTGCCTATGAACAACAAACTCCGTTTAGCATTATTGCGCTCGATATCGATCACTTCAAACAAGTTAATGATACTTACGGCCACGATGTTGGTGATGTGGTAATAAAACGACTCGCCGAGTTGATGCGCACCAATGCGCGTGAGCAGGACCATTTATGCCGCAGTGGCGGTGAAGAGTTCTTAATGTTTCTACCGCATGTAGATATTGATAAAGCAGATAGAATTGCAGAGCGCTTGCGCGCATGTACTGCTGAAACTGAGTTTGGTGAAGCCGGACATATTACGATTTCACTTGGGATCTCTCACTGGCCACTGTGCTCTGAGGATTTGCATCACGCACTTAAACTTGCAGATCGTAGTCTATATAAGGCGAAAGCAAATGGCAGAAACCGTGTGGAACATGCCGTTTTGGCCAATCACAATGTAGCATAA
- a CDS encoding YfcC family protein, producing MAKTLKVPHTLVLLLGMMLIALLSTWIIPQGFFDTATTDSGRQVVLAGTYHIAEESVRLTPWDLLKAIPRAFAAAQDVIFFVMIVGGVLAIARATGTVDALIGRLLEKNGDKPQKLIFMVVFCFAIASSAIGTAGEYIPFVLILVALCKAMKLDAMTAVGMIIAGYGIGYGVSAFNPFTVLIAQQIAEVPVYSGIWLRFAIFVPFVLIGFHHVWSYTKKVQQNPENSMMKDVPCPLAGQAAPSYPQLNGRHRTILLTFIVTLVCAVWGIATQGWYLYELGGLFIAWGVVISILGKLSADEAANRFIEGVSDLVTTAVLIGVARGIALILEDGQILHTIVHGLSTPLSYVAAEVSAVGMLLIQTLLNMFIPSGSGQAYVTMPLMVPVGDLVGVPRQVAVLAYQFGDGFSNMIVPTNAVLMGILGMAGVPYTHWFRFCMPLMVKLMLAASTVLVLAVMFGYGLDVQPQL from the coding sequence ATGGCAAAAACATTGAAAGTTCCTCATACACTAGTCCTGCTACTAGGTATGATGCTAATTGCATTATTGTCTACTTGGATTATTCCACAAGGCTTTTTTGATACTGCAACCACGGACTCTGGCAGGCAAGTTGTGCTTGCTGGTACCTACCATATAGCTGAAGAGTCAGTACGTCTTACCCCCTGGGATCTGCTAAAAGCGATCCCTCGTGCATTTGCTGCTGCGCAAGACGTAATCTTTTTCGTTATGATAGTGGGCGGTGTACTCGCTATTGCACGCGCTACAGGCACTGTAGATGCACTAATTGGCCGCTTACTTGAAAAAAATGGAGATAAACCACAAAAGCTGATTTTCATGGTGGTGTTCTGTTTTGCAATTGCGTCAAGTGCTATAGGCACCGCGGGTGAATATATCCCATTTGTACTGATTTTAGTTGCGCTTTGTAAAGCAATGAAATTGGATGCGATGACAGCTGTTGGCATGATCATCGCGGGCTACGGGATTGGTTATGGTGTGTCAGCATTTAACCCATTTACGGTATTAATTGCCCAGCAAATTGCTGAAGTGCCAGTTTATTCAGGTATTTGGCTAAGATTTGCTATTTTTGTTCCATTTGTACTGATTGGCTTTCATCATGTATGGAGCTATACCAAAAAGGTACAGCAAAATCCAGAAAACTCGATGATGAAAGATGTGCCATGCCCACTGGCAGGTCAGGCTGCTCCTAGCTATCCGCAACTAAATGGTCGTCATAGAACGATTCTACTTACTTTCATTGTCACGCTTGTCTGTGCCGTTTGGGGTATTGCGACTCAGGGGTGGTATCTTTACGAGCTAGGTGGCTTATTTATCGCATGGGGTGTCGTCATCTCAATCCTTGGTAAACTATCAGCGGATGAAGCAGCAAACCGCTTTATCGAAGGGGTATCAGATCTCGTTACTACAGCTGTACTCATTGGTGTAGCTCGCGGTATTGCGCTGATTCTTGAGGATGGTCAAATCCTTCACACGATTGTTCATGGTCTTTCAACACCTCTTTCTTATGTTGCTGCGGAAGTTTCAGCTGTAGGCATGCTACTTATTCAAACGCTTCTAAACATGTTTATTCCGTCGGGCTCTGGCCAGGCATATGTCACTATGCCATTGATGGTGCCTGTGGGCGACTTGGTTGGTGTACCAAGGCAGGTTGCGGTGCTTGCGTATCAATTTGGTGATGGCTTCTCAAACATGATCGTACCGACTAATGCGGTATTAATGGGGATACTCGGCATGGCTGGAGTACCTTATACGCATTGGTTTAGATTCTGTATGCCGTTAATGGTGAAACTCATGCTAGCAGCGTCAACGGTATTGGTACTCGCTGTTATGTTTGGTTATGGTTTGGACGTACAACCGCAATTGTAG
- a CDS encoding putative bifunctional diguanylate cyclase/phosphodiesterase: protein MNLTFSHFYNLTSTNQRYQFALKQLYERFDADHCFVGKFIDNDKRVKTVMYLADGKEVDNIIYDLEGTPCFDAKASNEVCSITNGLQQLYEEDEILRVLSIEGYLGLTLRALDHTPIGIMVCLFNKEQHVSREEKLWFQELGHLISTELSHNLELSKQGILLKQLAKGEQIADLCTWTWQLKQNKHYFSSHLNHLLKTKAHSPSLSLLLDKLAIEDSERLRIALEKVRLGAVRNIDLQVSLVARTEHYGLLRIIGQVEPDEQNIDEVVFTATIQDISYISSLNKQLELTNVVFEHATEAIMITNNENKIIMVNRAFERLTGYTGYELLGQDPAVLSSGKQDKSFYEAMWASLSTVGHWKGEIHNRRKNGQIYPEELTLSVVKDEQGKIANYVGIFRDITEWKRNESQLTFYANHEPLTALLNRRSFMQRLEEQISGSRSKNTSCSLLFIGLDRFKEVNDVFGPEIGDKVLISVAKRLKNAVRQNDIIARYGGDEFALLLTHSDVESALKIAQKLSQKLSQPYVFNEITIEVTCSTGVAQLEAGSRITAANLLRNAAHALNSVKKTERGQVALHNVAIQNAYLNKIKLKDKLKQALKEGALTVYYQPIVNADTNHITKFEALVRWFDDEYGMVSPGTFIPIAEEFGLIHLVGQFVLERSCQDLAKIHNAGFTEVGISINRSVSEFKASINQVKLITCAIEKAKIPYEAITIEVTESLATNRYTWKTLNQLRDHGIKVSLDDFCTGYSSLSNLIENQVDYLKIDKSFVDSLMCDYNKQVMIDCLIKLSDKLGIGVIAEGVEQFTQLEKLRELGCHHIQGFFYSPAKPIDACLELLTTDAFVEQTQSALEK from the coding sequence ATGAATTTAACGTTTAGCCATTTTTACAATTTAACATCCACCAATCAGCGATACCAATTTGCATTGAAGCAGTTGTATGAACGCTTTGATGCGGATCATTGTTTTGTGGGTAAGTTTATCGATAACGATAAACGCGTAAAGACCGTGATGTATCTCGCGGATGGTAAAGAAGTCGACAATATTATTTATGACCTAGAAGGTACGCCATGCTTCGACGCTAAAGCGAGTAACGAGGTTTGTAGTATTACGAATGGTTTGCAGCAACTCTATGAAGAAGATGAGATCCTTCGCGTATTAAGTATCGAAGGTTACTTGGGTTTAACCTTACGAGCACTAGATCATACACCCATTGGAATAATGGTTTGTTTGTTTAATAAAGAGCAACACGTAAGCCGTGAAGAAAAACTGTGGTTTCAAGAGTTAGGGCATCTAATATCGACTGAGCTTAGTCATAATTTAGAGCTAAGCAAACAAGGAATTTTGCTCAAACAACTTGCAAAGGGAGAACAAATAGCGGACCTATGCACTTGGACTTGGCAACTTAAACAGAATAAACACTATTTTTCCTCTCACCTTAATCATCTACTCAAGACAAAAGCTCATTCTCCATCTCTATCATTATTACTCGACAAACTCGCGATAGAAGATAGTGAGCGACTGCGGATCGCATTAGAAAAAGTAAGGTTAGGTGCTGTTCGCAATATAGATTTGCAGGTTTCGTTGGTCGCTAGGACAGAACATTACGGGTTATTAAGAATTATTGGTCAAGTTGAACCCGATGAGCAAAACATTGATGAAGTAGTCTTCACCGCAACTATACAAGATATTAGTTACATTTCATCGCTTAATAAGCAGCTTGAACTCACCAACGTTGTTTTCGAGCACGCCACAGAAGCTATCATGATCACTAATAATGAAAATAAAATCATTATGGTGAATCGCGCTTTTGAGCGACTAACGGGTTATACTGGCTATGAATTATTAGGCCAAGACCCTGCGGTGCTTTCTTCTGGTAAACAAGATAAATCTTTTTACGAAGCGATGTGGGCTTCGTTGAGCACGGTTGGTCACTGGAAAGGAGAGATCCATAATCGCCGAAAAAATGGTCAAATTTATCCAGAAGAATTAACGCTGAGTGTAGTCAAAGATGAGCAGGGTAAAATTGCTAACTACGTCGGCATTTTTAGAGATATTACCGAATGGAAGCGTAACGAGTCTCAGCTTACCTTTTACGCCAACCATGAACCATTAACGGCATTATTGAATCGCCGTAGCTTTATGCAGCGCTTGGAAGAGCAGATCTCAGGCTCTAGAAGTAAAAATACGAGTTGCTCTTTATTATTTATCGGATTAGATAGGTTCAAAGAAGTTAACGATGTTTTTGGACCAGAGATCGGCGATAAAGTACTCATTTCTGTGGCTAAACGATTAAAAAATGCAGTTCGTCAAAATGATATTATCGCCAGATACGGTGGTGACGAGTTTGCGCTATTGTTGACCCATAGCGATGTAGAAAGTGCGCTTAAGATTGCTCAAAAACTTTCACAGAAGCTTTCTCAGCCCTATGTGTTTAATGAAATCACCATAGAAGTCACTTGTTCTACAGGTGTCGCACAGCTTGAGGCCGGTTCTCGGATCACCGCAGCTAACTTACTCAGAAACGCAGCACATGCGCTCAATAGTGTGAAAAAAACTGAGCGTGGACAGGTGGCGCTACACAATGTGGCAATTCAAAACGCCTATTTAAATAAAATAAAGCTCAAGGACAAGTTAAAACAAGCTTTGAAAGAAGGTGCTCTCACCGTTTATTATCAGCCGATCGTTAATGCTGATACCAACCACATCACGAAGTTTGAAGCCTTAGTGCGTTGGTTTGATGATGAGTACGGGATGGTATCACCTGGTACTTTCATTCCTATCGCCGAAGAGTTTGGCCTTATTCATTTAGTAGGACAGTTTGTGCTTGAGCGTAGCTGCCAAGACTTAGCTAAAATTCACAACGCTGGTTTTACAGAGGTCGGGATCTCTATTAATCGTTCTGTTAGCGAATTTAAAGCCAGCATTAATCAGGTGAAATTAATCACCTGTGCCATCGAGAAAGCGAAAATCCCTTATGAAGCAATTACTATTGAAGTAACTGAATCGCTTGCCACAAATCGTTACACTTGGAAAACGCTTAATCAACTAAGAGATCATGGTATTAAGGTTTCACTTGATGATTTTTGTACTGGCTATTCATCATTAAGTAACTTGATAGAAAATCAGGTGGATTACCTGAAAATAGACAAGAGCTTTGTCGACAGCTTAATGTGTGATTACAACAAACAAGTAATGATAGACTGTCTTATTAAGCTCAGTGATAAGTTAGGAATTGGTGTGATAGCCGAAGGGGTGGAGCAGTTTACTCAACTCGAAAAGTTACGAGAGCTAGGTTGTCATCACATTCAAGGATTCTTTTACAGTCCCGCAAAACCGATAGACGCCTGCCTTGAGTTATTGACGACAGACGCTTTTGTTGAACAAACACAAAGTGCATTAGAAAAATAA
- the hemH gene encoding ferrochelatase, with the protein MSRFSAITDNPHEGRFNSKTGILITNLGSPDAPTAKALRVYLAEFLSDPRIVEIPRLIWLMILHGIILRVRPKKSAHAYQSIWTDEGSPLITISRAQTDKIEKQLRQEGFEDIEVELAMRYGNPSIESGLEKLREKGTTRIIIVPLYPQYSSATTGSTFDQISKVLRGWRWVPELHFINGYHKHPLYIESLANSIREDLETNGEPDRLVFSYHGTPKLFLDRGDPYHCFCQQTTRLVVEKLNLDKEKVMTTFQSRFGKAEWLQPYTDKTLESFPSQGIKNVAILSPAFSADCLETLEELEVENREVFESAGGEKYRYIPALNDRDDHIKAITALIKPLL; encoded by the coding sequence GTGTCTCGCTTTTCAGCCATTACAGATAATCCCCATGAAGGCCGATTTAATTCAAAAACGGGTATTCTTATTACAAATTTAGGTAGCCCAGATGCACCAACGGCAAAAGCACTTAGAGTTTATCTCGCGGAGTTTCTTTCCGATCCCCGTATTGTCGAAATTCCAAGGCTAATTTGGTTAATGATTTTACATGGGATAATTTTACGCGTTCGGCCTAAAAAATCAGCACACGCCTATCAATCAATTTGGACAGATGAAGGCTCTCCTTTGATAACCATTAGTAGAGCGCAAACTGACAAAATAGAGAAACAGTTGCGTCAGGAAGGTTTTGAAGATATCGAGGTTGAACTCGCCATGCGCTACGGCAACCCGTCGATTGAGTCGGGGCTTGAGAAGTTAAGGGAAAAAGGCACAACACGAATTATCATCGTGCCACTATATCCTCAGTATTCCAGTGCAACCACAGGCTCAACCTTTGATCAGATCTCAAAGGTGCTGCGCGGTTGGCGCTGGGTACCTGAGCTGCATTTTATAAATGGCTATCACAAACACCCGCTTTATATCGAATCTTTAGCTAACTCCATTAGAGAAGATCTCGAGACAAATGGGGAGCCGGATAGATTGGTTTTTTCATATCATGGTACACCGAAACTATTTTTAGATAGAGGTGACCCCTATCATTGTTTTTGCCAGCAAACGACTCGATTAGTCGTTGAAAAACTCAATCTTGATAAAGAAAAAGTAATGACGACCTTTCAAAGTCGTTTTGGTAAAGCTGAATGGTTGCAACCTTATACGGACAAAACACTTGAGAGTTTTCCGAGTCAAGGTATTAAAAACGTCGCTATTTTAAGCCCGGCTTTTAGTGCGGACTGCTTAGAAACACTCGAAGAGCTAGAAGTTGAAAACCGTGAGGTATTTGAGTCTGCTGGCGGCGAAAAGTATCGATATATTCCTGCACTAAACGACCGTGATGACCATATCAAAGCGATCACAGCGCTGATAAAGCCACTGTTGTAA
- a CDS encoding methyl-accepting chemotaxis protein, whose product MRTNHPVTQREKTFSPDVKLISVTDLKGNIVDCNQAFIDVSGFSRDELVGQPHNIVRHPDMPPLAFQTMWTQLKTGKPWMGIVKNRCKNGDHYWVDAYVTPITENGKIIGYESVRSCPDRATVERASQLYTNVNTNKGSSFGLPKLRVVWPVFNIISSLALWYFASESAGFFWLMANMLAYSAYATWRDKEQLRRLESELAHSFCDEISEQVYSTWDGTMASIQVRLKSERAHLDTILTRVEHAAQNVSKGAHTASKEARATYADLQKQQTETELVATAMNEMTTTINDVSNSVQLSAKDAQNSLDLTSQTEQIANKTKIAFGDLSNTIADIRNSVEGVSKQTDKIAAAAQIIEQIAEQTNLLALNAAIEAARAGEQGRGFAVVADEVRHLAQRTQESTKEIHAIIEELTSSTQASVDIAQQGQEESLHGIEQLNQSTDMLQQITQAVIQISDMSMQIATSVEQQAAVSDDINQQVVNIAQLANNSLDSADKVHQESKDLESTAKEMHELIVRFKRK is encoded by the coding sequence ATGAGAACCAACCACCCAGTAACTCAAAGAGAGAAAACCTTTTCTCCCGATGTAAAACTCATCTCCGTCACTGATCTGAAAGGTAATATTGTTGATTGTAATCAAGCATTTATTGATGTTAGTGGATTTTCCCGTGATGAGTTAGTTGGTCAACCTCATAATATAGTTCGGCATCCAGATATGCCACCTCTGGCGTTTCAAACAATGTGGACGCAGCTTAAAACAGGCAAGCCATGGATGGGGATCGTTAAAAACCGCTGTAAGAATGGTGATCACTACTGGGTAGATGCTTATGTAACGCCAATAACAGAAAACGGCAAAATCATTGGCTATGAGTCGGTTAGAAGCTGCCCAGATAGGGCTACGGTTGAACGGGCAAGTCAACTTTATACAAACGTAAATACTAATAAAGGAAGCAGTTTCGGTCTTCCCAAATTACGCGTGGTTTGGCCAGTATTTAACATCATCTCGTCACTGGCACTTTGGTATTTTGCTTCTGAGTCTGCAGGGTTTTTTTGGTTAATGGCAAATATGCTGGCATATTCAGCCTATGCAACTTGGCGCGATAAAGAACAGCTGAGAAGACTAGAATCTGAGTTGGCGCACAGTTTTTGCGATGAGATATCTGAGCAAGTTTATTCGACTTGGGATGGTACCATGGCATCAATCCAAGTACGCTTAAAGAGCGAAAGGGCACACCTAGATACAATTCTTACGCGTGTTGAACATGCGGCGCAAAACGTATCAAAAGGAGCGCATACGGCGAGTAAAGAAGCGCGAGCCACCTATGCTGATTTACAAAAGCAGCAAACTGAGACTGAGCTTGTTGCCACTGCAATGAATGAAATGACAACAACCATCAACGATGTCTCTAACAGCGTGCAACTGAGTGCTAAAGATGCTCAGAACTCCCTTGATTTGACTTCTCAAACAGAACAGATCGCTAATAAAACCAAGATTGCTTTTGGTGATTTAAGTAATACCATTGCCGACATCCGCAATTCTGTTGAAGGTGTCTCTAAACAAACTGATAAAATTGCAGCAGCCGCACAAATTATCGAACAAATCGCTGAGCAAACTAATTTGCTAGCACTAAATGCAGCAATTGAAGCTGCGCGAGCTGGTGAGCAAGGTAGGGGCTTTGCAGTAGTTGCTGATGAAGTTAGACATCTAGCACAGCGCACACAAGAGTCGACGAAAGAGATCCATGCAATTATTGAAGAGCTAACCAGCAGCACACAAGCGTCAGTAGATATTGCTCAGCAAGGCCAAGAAGAATCGCTTCACGGTATTGAGCAGCTGAATCAAAGCACCGATATGCTTCAACAAATCACCCAAGCTGTTATCCAAATTAGTGATATGTCGATGCAAATTGCAACTTCGGTTGAGCAACAAGCGGCCGTGTCTGATGATATTAATCAGCAAGTCGTAAACATTGCACAGCTTGCAAACAACAGCCTAGATAGCGCAGACAAAGTACATCAAGAGAGTAAAGACCTAGAATCGACCGCAAAAGAAATGCACGAGTTGATTGTTCGTTTTAAGCGTAAGTGA
- a CDS encoding S41 family peptidase — protein MASFVWDISTFYAGSLHQLTSVYAEPDNNRPYYLKDIYLLTSNGTFSAGETFALAMSALPQVTLVGRATASATSDTFPRMLPNGWIYELSNEYYENSLDLNVEVLGVPVDVEVDPSDITFRKENKDAAIEKVLSLPSYEP, from the coding sequence GTGGCAAGCTTTGTTTGGGATATTAGTACGTTTTATGCTGGATCGTTACATCAGCTGACATCCGTTTATGCAGAGCCTGATAATAACAGGCCATATTATCTTAAAGACATTTATCTCCTAACCTCAAACGGTACTTTCAGTGCAGGCGAAACCTTTGCGTTGGCGATGTCTGCGCTCCCTCAAGTAACATTGGTAGGACGCGCTACGGCTAGTGCCACCTCCGATACTTTTCCACGGATGCTGCCTAATGGTTGGATTTATGAGCTTAGTAATGAGTACTATGAAAACAGTTTGGATTTAAATGTGGAGGTGCTAGGTGTTCCTGTTGACGTTGAAGTCGATCCCTCCGACATCACATTTAGAAAAGAGAACAAAGATGCGGCGATTGAAAAAGTATTGTCACTACCAAGCTATGAGCCTTAA
- a CDS encoding response regulator has translation MSSRSLVIIEDDLGLAELLRRFFEKHGFIVSIQNDGVSGLAHVLQLQPDFVLLDLLLPNKDDFEICRSLQNRYNGNLILLTASHDDIDEITLLEMGADDFIHKPVNPRIILARFRKLVRLAEESENKQQNGHLIRVGPFSFNSSTRQASQDGIPLGL, from the coding sequence TTGAGCTCTAGATCACTGGTAATAATTGAAGATGACTTAGGCCTTGCGGAACTGCTTAGGCGCTTCTTTGAAAAACATGGTTTTATCGTGAGTATCCAAAATGATGGAGTGAGTGGGTTGGCGCATGTGCTGCAACTTCAGCCAGATTTTGTATTGCTTGATTTGCTGTTGCCAAATAAAGATGATTTCGAGATCTGTAGATCACTACAAAACAGGTACAATGGTAATTTGATTCTGTTAACCGCGAGTCACGATGATATAGACGAAATTACGCTATTAGAAATGGGGGCTGATGACTTTATTCATAAGCCAGTCAACCCACGAATTATCCTAGCGAGATTTCGAAAACTAGTTCGCTTAGCGGAAGAAAGTGAGAATAAGCAGCAAAATGGGCACTTGATCCGTGTTGGCCCCTTCTCATTTAACTCATCGACAAGGCAAGCAAGCCAAGATGGTATACCGCTTGGTCTCTAA
- a CDS encoding tyrosine-type recombinase/integrase, with protein sequence MILPLVDTLKQLRYQIAHLEDDTLAHEYPELERFLASHGKSLPVHSELQFLFQFLYVYGRKSEATFNRFRNELERFYLWSWLVAEKSVFELKREDVEAYVDFVVEPDKAWTQTSVQWRYKQNQGIRQVNENWRPFVLKENGASQQTLAAMFTALNVFYKFAILEEKSFANFVPVVKKNSPYLVVQSQINLPDTLSDLQWEYVFGVTRDLSEQQPDLERNLFVLACLKGLYLRISELSDRPHWSPVMSHFWQDQDDFWYLRIMGKGNKLRDVTLSEDFIGYLKRYRQYRGLSALPRVDEPHPIVHKLRGQGGMNVRQLRRIVQQSFDLAVAKLKEDGFTEESEQLEAATSHWLRHTGATHDAQHRPLKHLSEDLGHAKIATTDQIYIQTNIKERAKSGLKRKI encoded by the coding sequence ATGATTTTACCACTGGTCGACACCTTAAAGCAGCTTAGGTATCAAATCGCCCATCTTGAAGATGATACGCTTGCGCACGAATATCCAGAGCTGGAAAGATTCCTGGCTAGTCATGGTAAATCACTACCGGTACATAGCGAGCTACAGTTCTTATTTCAGTTTTTGTATGTTTACGGTCGTAAGTCTGAAGCAACTTTTAACCGCTTCCGTAATGAGCTTGAACGTTTTTATTTATGGTCGTGGCTGGTTGCTGAGAAGTCAGTGTTTGAGCTAAAGCGCGAAGATGTCGAGGCATATGTGGATTTTGTGGTAGAGCCAGATAAAGCATGGACGCAAACTTCAGTGCAGTGGCGTTATAAGCAGAATCAAGGTATTCGTCAGGTTAACGAAAATTGGCGACCTTTTGTTCTCAAAGAAAACGGCGCTAGCCAGCAAACGTTGGCTGCGATGTTTACCGCGCTCAATGTGTTTTATAAGTTTGCCATTTTAGAAGAAAAGTCGTTTGCTAACTTTGTACCGGTGGTTAAGAAAAATAGCCCCTATTTAGTTGTTCAATCACAAATCAACCTTCCTGATACGCTGAGTGATTTGCAATGGGAATATGTTTTTGGTGTAACACGTGATTTAAGTGAACAGCAGCCGGACCTTGAGCGCAACCTCTTCGTATTAGCTTGTTTGAAAGGCTTGTATTTACGCATTTCAGAGCTGTCAGACCGCCCTCATTGGTCACCGGTAATGAGCCACTTTTGGCAAGATCAAGATGACTTTTGGTACCTTAGAATTATGGGTAAAGGCAATAAGCTAAGAGATGTGACGCTTAGCGAAGACTTTATCGGCTACTTAAAGCGTTATCGACAGTATCGGGGGTTAAGCGCCCTACCTCGCGTTGATGAGCCCCACCCAATTGTTCATAAACTAAGAGGTCAAGGTGGTATGAACGTTCGTCAATTACGCCGCATTGTTCAGCAAAGTTTTGACTTGGCAGTGGCTAAACTAAAGGAAGATGGCTTTACAGAAGAGTCAGAGCAGCTCGAAGCCGCGACATCACACTGGCTAAGACATACAGGTGCAACGCATGATGCGCAACACCGCCCGCTAAAACACCTATCTGAAGATTTAGGTCACGCTAAAATCGCAACAACAGATCAAATTTATATTCAAACCAATATTAAAGAGCGTGCCAAATCGGGGTTAAAACGGAAGATTTAG